A region of Brevinema andersonii DNA encodes the following proteins:
- a CDS encoding WecB/TagA/CpsF family glycosyltransferase: MKFSEYKIFKVKVTDVSRDEWRNYLYDRFHHKKYARIIILTEKKFFQALFNRELFETINQAEVVLCASSLVSWFSYHMYGKVIKPALAVTYVLDALSVASECQSMVSFYGSTKNILFTTVQKVSKSFQGIRIVSAYPEKIALKEMGKVFIAIRKTAANLGLFNLGNDKYQELWINKNFALFKNGVVIGCDDSFEIIAGRKSVPPLSMQDKGLLGLHEILTHPFNIAKIFRFFVLIIMYFWYVVTGQQKKLGNNRS; the protein is encoded by the coding sequence ATGAAATTTTCCGAATATAAAATATTTAAAGTAAAGGTTACAGATGTGTCCCGAGATGAATGGCGGAATTATTTATATGATAGATTTCATCATAAAAAATATGCTCGGATTATTATCCTTACGGAAAAAAAATTTTTTCAAGCGCTTTTTAACCGCGAACTTTTTGAAACAATTAATCAAGCAGAAGTAGTGCTTTGTGCTTCCAGTTTGGTTTCGTGGTTTTCTTATCATATGTACGGCAAAGTCATTAAGCCTGCATTGGCAGTTACTTATGTTTTGGATGCATTATCTGTGGCATCAGAATGTCAATCGATGGTTAGTTTTTATGGTTCCACTAAAAATATTCTGTTTACAACCGTTCAAAAAGTCAGTAAATCATTTCAAGGTATTCGCATTGTCAGTGCTTATCCTGAAAAAATTGCACTGAAAGAAATGGGAAAAGTGTTTATTGCTATCCGCAAAACAGCAGCTAATTTAGGTTTGTTCAACTTAGGTAATGACAAATATCAAGAATTATGGATTAATAAAAATTTTGCACTTTTCAAGAACGGTGTCGTTATCGGCTGTGATGATAGTTTTGAAATTATCGCAGGCCGCAAATCAGTTCCGCCGCTTTCCATGCAGGATAAAGGCCTTTTAGGGCTTCATGAAATACTAACTCATCCTTTTAATATTGCCAAAATTTTCCGATTTTTTGTGCTAATTATTATGTATTTTTGGTATGTAGTGACAGGGCAGCAGAAAAAGCTAGGAAATAACCGTTCTTAA
- the polA gene encoding DNA polymerase I: protein MKKKIILIDASGLLFRAYFAMIRNPLRTSNGQSVSATFGFLRMVFSLIKKYPCHSIAAAFDVPRASLERTKTFSNYKATRKETPTDLVHQIPIAKECLERAGIPALIVEGHEADDVIASLAKKYGNNEVLIFSGDKDLLQLVNQDVHIALPDKNSNDGVIILDTEGVKQYKGVRPNQIADYLAIVGDSSDNIPGVQGIGEKGALGLIQEYGSLENIYANLEYIKSTLAQKLSTNRENAFLSLELIKLQENLDVSLPKIGDKLLIMQDFAKPEFIKKLQELELFSLIKEITNHSGIHEESLFSKETATPFINKKNFTILNKSPIITLQKIENYIEISNGSRLFYLSEDQIPTYTEQLQALFAQKKISFIAYDLKMLIHFFFNYGISLPEADDIKILAYLLNPERSNYQITDLSITYLGAYDKTGLCFEALKKEMGRELVIQGMWQTIYIDIEKPLVPLLADIETKGVRIDQKNLNQLSQQIEEDLNILTQKIYHLAGREFNILSPKQLGQILFEDLGLKPQKKTKTKNFSTDEETLEILAFIHPLPKEILQYRSLSKLKNSYTDALPKLADSQSRVHTTLHQTVTATGRLSSGDPNLQNIPIRTELGREIRHAFIASPENILVSADYSQIELRLFASLSDDSMMKKFFLNGGDIHKHTAAAMFHKSESEIDDHMRRAAKTINYGISYGMSAFRLSNELGIEFSEGKKFINSYFETFPGVLKFMTQTLNFASENGYVKTLLGRRRPTPELFGKTPDKITNLSHPSRFAINAVLQGTAADIIKIAMLRAAHLIAEKYQNSAFMILQIHDELLFETHETVAESFAADLKNVMQNVIELSVPLEVEVGIAKNWRDAH, encoded by the coding sequence ATGAAGAAAAAAATTATTTTAATAGACGCATCAGGATTATTGTTTCGGGCGTATTTCGCGATGATCCGGAACCCACTCAGAACCAGCAACGGACAATCGGTAAGTGCTACTTTTGGTTTTTTGCGGATGGTGTTTTCGTTGATAAAAAAATATCCATGCCATAGTATTGCAGCAGCATTCGACGTACCGAGAGCATCCTTGGAACGAACAAAAACTTTCAGCAACTACAAAGCAACCCGAAAAGAAACCCCTACGGATCTTGTACACCAAATCCCGATTGCAAAAGAATGTTTGGAACGGGCCGGAATCCCGGCACTGATAGTAGAAGGACACGAAGCGGATGATGTTATTGCTTCGCTAGCCAAAAAATATGGCAATAACGAAGTATTAATTTTTTCAGGAGATAAAGATTTGCTTCAATTGGTAAACCAAGATGTACATATTGCGCTTCCTGACAAAAACAGTAACGATGGCGTAATTATTCTAGATACAGAAGGTGTTAAGCAATATAAAGGAGTACGTCCTAACCAAATTGCTGATTATTTAGCAATTGTAGGAGATTCGTCGGATAATATACCAGGTGTTCAAGGGATTGGAGAAAAAGGAGCACTTGGTTTGATTCAAGAATATGGTTCGTTGGAAAATATTTATGCTAATCTTGAATATATCAAATCAACATTAGCTCAAAAACTAAGCACTAATCGAGAAAACGCTTTTCTGAGTCTTGAATTGATTAAACTTCAAGAAAATTTAGATGTTTCATTACCAAAAATTGGTGATAAATTATTAATTATGCAAGATTTCGCCAAGCCTGAATTTATCAAAAAATTACAAGAACTTGAATTATTTTCCTTGATTAAGGAAATCACAAATCATTCGGGTATTCATGAAGAAAGTCTTTTTAGCAAGGAAACAGCGACCCCTTTCATTAATAAAAAAAATTTCACAATTCTTAACAAAAGTCCTATTATCACGTTACAGAAAATCGAAAATTATATTGAAATTTCAAATGGTAGTCGTTTATTTTACCTCTCAGAAGATCAAATCCCAACATACACTGAGCAATTACAGGCACTTTTCGCTCAAAAGAAAATATCGTTTATTGCTTATGACTTAAAAATGCTAATTCATTTTTTTTTCAATTACGGGATCAGTTTGCCAGAAGCTGATGATATTAAGATTCTCGCTTATCTTCTGAATCCTGAACGCAGTAACTATCAAATCACCGATTTGAGTATCACCTATTTAGGAGCCTATGACAAAACAGGTCTTTGTTTTGAGGCGCTAAAAAAAGAAATGGGACGTGAATTAGTGATTCAAGGGATGTGGCAAACAATTTATATTGATATTGAAAAACCTTTAGTGCCTCTCCTAGCGGATATTGAAACAAAAGGTGTACGCATTGATCAAAAAAATCTTAATCAACTATCTCAGCAAATCGAAGAAGACTTGAATATTCTAACCCAAAAAATCTACCATTTAGCAGGACGGGAATTTAATATTTTATCGCCGAAACAACTGGGACAGATTTTATTTGAAGATTTAGGGTTAAAACCTCAGAAAAAAACAAAAACAAAAAATTTTTCAACAGACGAAGAAACATTAGAAATACTAGCATTTATCCATCCATTACCTAAAGAAATCTTGCAATATCGCAGCCTCTCTAAGCTTAAGAATTCTTATACAGACGCACTTCCGAAACTTGCGGACTCTCAAAGTCGCGTCCATACAACGCTGCATCAAACAGTAACTGCTACGGGACGGTTATCATCAGGCGATCCGAACCTTCAAAACATTCCTATCCGAACCGAACTAGGACGTGAAATCAGACATGCCTTTATTGCTAGTCCAGAAAATATATTAGTCAGCGCAGATTATTCGCAAATTGAACTTCGATTATTTGCTAGCCTCTCGGACGACAGTATGATGAAAAAATTCTTTCTTAATGGGGGTGACATCCATAAACATACAGCTGCAGCGATGTTTCACAAATCGGAATCGGAAATTGATGACCACATGCGCCGAGCGGCAAAAACAATTAATTATGGGATCAGCTATGGTATGAGCGCATTTCGACTCTCAAACGAATTGGGTATTGAATTCAGTGAAGGTAAAAAATTTATCAATTCTTACTTCGAAACTTTTCCAGGCGTCTTAAAATTCATGACGCAAACATTAAATTTTGCATCAGAAAACGGTTACGTTAAAACATTACTCGGACGTCGGCGTCCAACACCAGAACTTTTCGGCAAAACTCCTGATAAAATTACAAATCTCAGCCATCCATCACGGTTCGCGATTAATGCAGTATTGCAGGGTACAGCAGCTGATATTATAAAAATAGCAATGCTGCGAGCAGCACATCTTATTGCAGAAAAGTATCAAAATTCCGCATTTATGATTCTGCAGATTCATGATGAACTTCTTTTCGAAACTCACGAAACAGTTGCGGAAAGCTTTGCGGCAGACCTCAAAAACGTAATGCAAAATGTAATTGAGCTTTCCGTACCGCTCGAGGTTGAAGTCGGCATTGCCAAGAATTGGCGTGATGCTCATTAG
- a CDS encoding lipopolysaccharide assembly protein LapA domain-containing protein, protein MKIVKAVFAIICLLLFIIFAIQNISTVDFNFLKFQIRQMPLFAIIVVVFVLGFIVGRISGWFSYLFQEKREKKAK, encoded by the coding sequence ATGAAAATTGTTAAGGCCGTTTTTGCGATTATTTGTTTACTTTTGTTTATTATTTTTGCTATTCAGAATATTTCGACGGTTGATTTCAATTTTTTGAAGTTCCAGATCCGGCAGATGCCTTTGTTTGCTATTATTGTTGTTGTGTTTGTTTTGGGATTTATTGTAGGTCGGATTTCTGGGTGGTTTTCGTATCTTTTTCAGGAAAAACGCGAGAAGAAAGCAAAGTAG
- a CDS encoding uridine monophosphate kinase: MMYDRVLIKISGEILGDGAGMCLAAENMHSVCAHLETVNRLGVQAGIVVGAGNVMRGATSQFLDRVRADSIGMLGTVVNALALQNVLFRDFQVQSVICGSFPIEGMVAKLDPDQIQDAFSKNKLILFAGGTGAPFFSTDTAGVLKALEINANLMIKATKVDGVYDKDPLKFADAKRYETISYEEILEKKLNVMDWTATSLAMEHKLPIRVTDIFQDGQLSSIIAGQSVGTLVS, encoded by the coding sequence ATGATGTACGATAGGGTACTAATTAAAATTAGCGGTGAAATTTTAGGAGACGGGGCTGGTATGTGCCTTGCAGCGGAAAATATGCATTCGGTCTGCGCTCATTTGGAAACCGTTAATAGGTTGGGTGTTCAAGCTGGAATAGTTGTTGGTGCTGGCAATGTAATGCGGGGTGCAACTTCTCAATTTCTTGATCGTGTCCGTGCTGATTCTATAGGGATGCTTGGCACTGTAGTAAATGCACTTGCACTTCAAAATGTATTGTTTCGTGATTTTCAAGTACAAAGTGTTATTTGTGGTTCTTTCCCTATTGAAGGCATGGTTGCAAAACTTGATCCTGACCAAATACAGGATGCTTTTTCGAAAAATAAACTGATTTTATTTGCAGGCGGGACGGGAGCCCCGTTTTTTTCGACAGATACGGCTGGAGTGCTGAAGGCCCTTGAGATCAATGCTAACCTGATGATCAAAGCAACAAAAGTTGACGGTGTATATGATAAAGATCCTTTGAAGTTTGCGGATGCCAAACGTTATGAAACTATCAGTTATGAAGAAATCCTTGAAAAAAAACTTAATGTTATGGATTGGACGGCTACATCGCTGGCTATGGAGCATAAGCTTCCTATTCGGGTTACAGATATTTTCCAAGACGGCCAGTTAAGCTCTATTATTGCTGGTCAATCTGTTGGCACACTGGTATCTTAA
- the tsaB gene encoding tRNA (adenosine(37)-N6)-threonylcarbamoyltransferase complex dimerization subunit type 1 TsaB — MNILGIDTSNAKKMLLALKNPTYTDVRDIEVHNLETEIIPQVDNLLQENQLSLHNIDAFVLGGGPGSFMGLRIGFSVVRTWAWLGDKLLGVVSSLEVLALSANFDSQTLVVPCMDAKMKKIFTAAFFDGQRVAADIDVFPAVWADEIKCLASKLAAKKVMVIGNGMEFLYDFLPDAFFQQDTQASGFKELLNKRLKFFKPSEDGLECIVPQYLRLSAAEEALKMAHRSMPLGFPNHL; from the coding sequence ATGAATATTTTGGGAATAGATACATCAAATGCAAAAAAAATGCTGCTGGCTTTGAAAAATCCTACATATACTGATGTTCGAGATATTGAGGTGCATAACTTGGAGACTGAAATAATTCCTCAGGTTGATAATCTTTTGCAGGAAAATCAATTGTCTCTGCATAATATTGATGCTTTTGTTCTTGGAGGAGGTCCAGGTTCGTTTATGGGATTGCGTATTGGTTTTTCTGTCGTTCGGACGTGGGCATGGTTAGGAGATAAGTTATTAGGGGTGGTATCCTCGCTTGAGGTTCTGGCTTTGTCTGCCAATTTTGATTCCCAAACATTAGTAGTACCTTGTATGGATGCTAAAATGAAAAAAATTTTTACTGCTGCATTTTTTGATGGGCAACGTGTTGCTGCGGATATTGATGTTTTTCCAGCCGTTTGGGCAGATGAAATAAAATGTTTGGCTAGCAAGCTTGCCGCTAAAAAAGTTATGGTAATAGGCAATGGTATGGAATTTTTATATGATTTTCTACCGGATGCATTTTTTCAACAGGATACTCAAGCCAGTGGATTTAAAGAATTGTTAAATAAGAGGTTAAAATTTTTCAAACCGTCAGAAGATGGATTAGAATGTATAGTACCTCAGTATTTGCGACTTAGCGCAGCTGAGGAAGCATTAAAAATGGCACACCGTAGTATGCCGCTTGGGTTTCCCAATCACCTATGA
- a CDS encoding RsmD family RNA methyltransferase, whose product MKVTSGKWKGRTILAPEWKLKPTSDKVRQALFNMLRPISGIRFLDLFAGSGIVGITALSEGASFAAFVERDNTMFNTLRQNLKNVGCSVQEGIALRGNALKAGSLFSGERFDVIFADPFYADTPDILEILYDQAKSLLAENGVFVLEHGSNIPEDCLSKLSGLDSVKHYGDTMLSVYRRMK is encoded by the coding sequence ATGAAAGTGACTTCAGGAAAATGGAAAGGGCGCACTATTCTGGCGCCTGAATGGAAATTAAAACCAACCTCTGATAAAGTTCGTCAAGCTTTATTTAATATGTTGCGGCCTATTTCGGGGATACGTTTTTTGGATTTGTTTGCGGGTTCAGGGATAGTTGGTATTACTGCTTTGTCAGAAGGAGCTTCGTTTGCAGCTTTTGTTGAGCGCGATAATACAATGTTCAACACTTTAAGGCAGAATCTTAAGAATGTAGGTTGCTCCGTCCAAGAAGGAATAGCATTGCGAGGAAATGCATTGAAGGCAGGATCTTTATTTTCAGGAGAACGGTTTGATGTTATTTTTGCGGATCCGTTCTATGCTGATACACCTGATATACTAGAAATTCTCTATGATCAGGCAAAAAGCTTACTGGCCGAAAATGGTGTTTTTGTGCTAGAGCATGGTTCCAATATACCCGAAGACTGTTTATCAAAGCTTTCAGGGTTGGATTCTGTGAAACATTACGGGGATACCATGCTTTCTGTTTATAGAAGGATGAAATAA
- a CDS encoding ABC-ATPase domain-containing protein translates to MNNLETKLYRLNKCKYPLYKAILGKYQGQNFQFCVDSVQPDPFAPPSKIRVLIPFEMTHFSQDFISGTIKTEAFCDAIGRIFAENIRMYVKENRGSGNSGFCGIRYGKQKIIPSNAVIINNKNEIELKILAGLPGFGRNIAAKEACALLIHEIPKVIQSTFYSGNYFNYISEFISLYQRQEYLRAECKKKNLIAFIANGSLLARESSVSDKPMKNAIKFQSPKSLEQTLTLSDGFSITGMAIPKGITLIAGSGYHGKSTLLNALGHAIVNHIAGDGREFCFVDRDAVFLRAEDGRPIAGADISPFINNLPNNRSSKQFETNNASGSTSQAANLIEALEAGTRVFLIDEDVSATNFLIRDPRMSLLVNDTDETITPLTAAIPFLKQQEVSIIMVTGALGDFINLADHVIVAHDYQYQDATIQAREIAQRYPLTAVDFSEFKFSSNRKIMYNLSYDGKKNKPFLKSENSKILFGKKTIDLTLWPHLFDISQYETLGAILAYANDKGYFKEPIIKVWDLISKDIHQYGWDIFSTTSSESWRYIVATRPVDWHAALCRLRNLRTVIS, encoded by the coding sequence ATGAATAATTTAGAAACAAAACTATACCGACTCAATAAGTGCAAATACCCGCTTTACAAGGCCATTTTGGGGAAATATCAAGGACAAAATTTTCAATTTTGTGTCGATTCAGTACAACCGGATCCATTTGCTCCTCCATCTAAAATACGTGTGCTTATTCCGTTTGAAATGACTCATTTTTCTCAGGATTTTATCTCTGGTACCATAAAAACTGAAGCCTTTTGTGATGCTATAGGACGTATTTTTGCAGAAAACATCCGTATGTACGTCAAAGAGAATCGTGGATCTGGCAACAGTGGATTTTGTGGAATTCGCTACGGAAAACAAAAAATCATCCCTTCAAATGCTGTTATCATCAATAATAAAAATGAAATCGAATTAAAAATACTAGCAGGATTACCAGGCTTTGGACGCAACATTGCAGCCAAAGAAGCATGCGCTCTACTTATCCATGAAATTCCCAAAGTTATTCAATCAACATTTTATTCGGGCAATTATTTTAACTACATATCTGAATTTATCAGCCTTTATCAACGGCAAGAGTATTTGCGTGCCGAATGCAAAAAAAAGAATCTTATTGCTTTTATTGCAAATGGATCTTTACTGGCGCGAGAATCGTCTGTCAGTGATAAGCCCATGAAAAATGCCATAAAATTTCAGTCGCCTAAAAGCCTTGAACAAACATTAACACTAAGCGACGGCTTTTCTATCACTGGCATGGCTATCCCTAAAGGTATCACTCTAATTGCTGGCAGCGGATATCATGGAAAATCAACATTGCTTAATGCTTTAGGACATGCTATTGTCAATCACATTGCAGGAGACGGGCGGGAATTTTGTTTTGTCGACCGAGATGCCGTATTTTTACGTGCTGAAGACGGTCGTCCTATTGCTGGTGCTGATATTTCTCCGTTCATCAACAATTTACCCAATAATCGATCATCAAAACAATTTGAAACTAATAATGCCAGCGGTTCAACATCACAAGCAGCTAATTTAATCGAAGCTCTTGAAGCTGGAACACGAGTTTTCTTAATTGACGAAGATGTTTCTGCTACTAATTTTCTTATTCGCGACCCCAGAATGAGTCTATTAGTAAACGACACAGACGAGACCATTACGCCATTGACAGCAGCCATTCCGTTTTTAAAACAACAAGAGGTCTCTATTATTATGGTCACTGGAGCACTTGGCGATTTCATAAACTTAGCTGATCATGTTATTGTTGCGCATGACTATCAATATCAGGACGCAACAATTCAAGCTCGAGAAATCGCACAACGATATCCTTTGACAGCAGTTGACTTTAGTGAATTTAAATTCAGCAGCAACCGAAAAATCATGTACAATCTATCTTATGACGGCAAAAAAAATAAACCTTTTCTCAAAAGTGAAAATTCAAAAATATTGTTTGGAAAAAAAACTATAGACTTAACCTTATGGCCTCATTTGTTTGATATCTCTCAGTATGAAACCTTGGGTGCTATTTTAGCTTATGCGAACGATAAAGGCTACTTTAAAGAACCAATTATCAAAGTATGGGACCTCATTAGCAAAGACATTCATCAGTATGGTTGGGATATTTTCTCAACAACAAGCTCAGAATCATGGAGATATATAGTTGCAACACGACCTGTGGATTGGCATGCAGCTTTATGCAGGCTACGTAATTTAAGAACGGTTATTTCCTAG
- the murC gene encoding UDP-N-acetylmuramate--L-alanine ligase, with the protein MIHLKKDMHIFFVGIGGVGMSALALILKEKGYKISGSDRAGNSAIQKLSDLGIRIFIGHNADYITPTIDYVVYTNAVDDSNPEIIQAKKLNIPLIVRAEMLNFIGSHYYSIGVSGTHGKTTTTSMTSRIFLSAGLEPTLAVGGFLPEIQGSGYSGSGKTMIYEACEAFGSLKHLRPDVSLVTNIDEDHLEFFQNRREVEELFLSFFNDNLSPQGLLIWNADDACLKEVVRKSRIVCQVSTSVFSHEADFWVENLCMESDFSSFKFMYQNGSVGNFTLNIPGIHNVSNAILAIAAAKIHGIDNDAIVSALENFKNANRRFEIKSQTEILTVIDDYAHHPKAVELTLEAARKYAQARDAKLVVVFQPHLYSRTRYFYKEFSKALTQADAVVLTDIYAARETNDFNISSQLIYDEINKLKPMEHLIFEQEFGNVCNIVKKITRDVPSVVVTLGAGDIWKVSEQIIA; encoded by the coding sequence ATGATTCATTTAAAAAAAGATATGCATATCTTTTTTGTAGGTATTGGTGGTGTTGGTATGTCAGCGCTTGCATTGATACTCAAAGAAAAAGGTTATAAAATTTCCGGTTCCGACAGAGCTGGTAATTCTGCGATTCAAAAATTATCTGATTTGGGAATTAGAATTTTTATCGGACATAATGCTGATTATATCACTCCTACAATAGATTATGTTGTTTACACGAACGCGGTTGATGATTCCAATCCTGAAATTATTCAAGCAAAAAAACTCAATATTCCTCTCATTGTGCGTGCGGAAATGTTGAATTTTATTGGTTCTCACTATTACAGCATTGGTGTTTCCGGAACGCACGGCAAAACCACAACTACTTCAATGACTTCGCGCATTTTTTTGTCGGCAGGCCTTGAACCTACTTTAGCTGTCGGAGGATTTCTTCCAGAAATACAAGGATCTGGTTATTCAGGTTCTGGCAAAACTATGATTTACGAAGCTTGCGAAGCATTTGGTTCATTGAAGCATCTACGTCCTGATGTTTCATTGGTTACAAATATTGATGAAGATCATTTGGAATTTTTCCAAAATCGCAGAGAAGTTGAAGAATTATTTTTATCTTTTTTCAATGATAATCTATCTCCTCAAGGTCTGCTTATTTGGAATGCTGATGATGCTTGCTTGAAGGAAGTTGTGCGAAAAAGCAGAATTGTGTGCCAAGTTTCGACCAGTGTGTTTTCACACGAAGCTGATTTTTGGGTTGAAAATTTGTGTATGGAATCAGATTTTTCTTCTTTTAAATTTATGTATCAAAATGGTTCAGTGGGTAATTTTACTCTGAATATCCCTGGTATTCATAATGTTTCCAATGCAATTTTGGCTATTGCAGCTGCAAAAATCCATGGCATCGACAATGATGCTATTGTCAGTGCGTTAGAAAATTTCAAAAACGCTAACCGGCGTTTTGAAATCAAAAGTCAAACCGAAATACTTACTGTCATTGATGACTATGCACATCACCCCAAAGCTGTCGAATTGACCCTGGAAGCTGCCCGGAAATACGCTCAGGCTCGTGATGCCAAATTAGTGGTGGTTTTTCAGCCGCATCTTTACTCACGGACTCGTTATTTCTACAAAGAATTCTCCAAAGCACTTACTCAAGCCGATGCAGTTGTCCTTACCGACATCTATGCAGCGCGCGAAACTAACGATTTTAATATTTCCTCGCAGCTGATTTATGATGAAATCAATAAACTCAAGCCTATGGAGCACTTAATTTTCGAACAGGAGTTCGGTAATGTCTGCAATATTGTCAAAAAAATTACACGCGATGTTCCGTCAGTGGTGGTCACTCTGGGCGCTGGTGATATCTGGAAAGTTTCTGAGCAGATTATTGCGTAA
- a CDS encoding PilZ domain-containing protein has protein sequence MLYLIIMVAMVLAVSIGVVVYLRAEGISFWPSDSKARFLTKDETIEFLASKAKLTPEEKEALDYLFLIGGSKRLHAALDGAEVGRKWLVSTRKALFQDKSLSLEKKEQLEYNLYEILRKITNTRNILHPKLLFLKDISVGQAVEIKIANGPKIQADFVEGSSTLTFALTEDFYRILEKNASPKRKLTISFWRKFDAGYIFQAEIINYSHKKGTYMLWVKPITKLKRNKIRLYPRRPAEIPARFRQITLQPDPDTGALNEHFGATNLGLINDIGPKGGIIAAHALVLVDTQLDIEFPLYDLMIKVKATVRSVFHYENVYRLHIEFQELPQKSILYIYRYIYSDK, from the coding sequence GTGTTGTATTTGATAATCATGGTAGCCATGGTGTTAGCGGTATCGATTGGGGTGGTGGTTTATCTTAGGGCGGAAGGGATTTCTTTTTGGCCGAGCGATTCTAAAGCGCGTTTTCTTACGAAGGATGAAACTATTGAATTTCTTGCTTCCAAGGCCAAGTTGACTCCTGAGGAAAAAGAAGCATTGGATTATTTGTTTCTTATCGGTGGCAGCAAGCGTTTACATGCGGCTCTCGATGGTGCCGAGGTTGGACGGAAGTGGCTGGTTTCGACTAGAAAAGCGTTGTTTCAGGACAAGTCTCTTTCTCTTGAAAAAAAAGAACAACTAGAGTACAATCTATACGAAATCCTTCGCAAAATCACGAATACACGGAATATTTTGCATCCGAAGCTTTTATTTCTTAAGGATATTAGTGTGGGGCAGGCGGTAGAAATAAAAATAGCAAACGGTCCGAAAATACAGGCTGATTTTGTCGAGGGTTCAAGTACACTTACGTTTGCATTGACAGAGGATTTTTATCGGATTCTTGAGAAAAACGCTTCTCCCAAACGAAAATTAACAATTTCATTTTGGCGTAAATTCGATGCAGGATATATTTTTCAGGCTGAAATTATCAATTATTCCCACAAAAAAGGCACATATATGCTTTGGGTGAAGCCAATTACTAAACTCAAACGAAATAAAATACGCCTTTATCCGCGACGTCCAGCTGAAATTCCAGCTCGATTCAGGCAGATCACGTTGCAGCCTGATCCTGATACTGGTGCCTTGAATGAACATTTCGGGGCAACCAACCTTGGTCTGATAAACGATATTGGGCCTAAAGGTGGTATTATTGCTGCACATGCGTTGGTACTGGTAGATACCCAGCTCGATATAGAATTTCCACTTTATGATTTGATGATTAAAGTCAAAGCTACAGTGCGCAGTGTATTTCATTACGAAAATGTTTACAGGCTGCATATAGAATTTCAAGAGCTACCTCAAAAAAGTATATTATATATTTACCGTTATATTTATTCGGATAAATAG
- a CDS encoding tetratricopeptide repeat protein — MRNVWVLVLWLSVPLAAQDYTVNGFSYNNASPNFNKGLRLKGIGDYFFKQKAYAKAVPYYQQALELIPNEADIAFNLGRIYQEEKLWRLAELYYNETIALFAKSENFDKSQLHAYLARVRMAQVKYAQKDNKAALIIINELRKEESLMRSMYPEAWELLGSSFDKVFPVSAVAVKEQ; from the coding sequence TTGCGTAATGTATGGGTTTTAGTGTTGTGGCTGTCTGTTCCGCTTGCGGCTCAAGATTATACTGTCAACGGTTTTTCCTACAACAATGCTAGTCCGAATTTCAATAAAGGTCTTAGGCTGAAAGGGATAGGCGACTATTTTTTCAAGCAAAAAGCCTATGCTAAGGCGGTACCATACTACCAGCAGGCTCTGGAACTGATCCCCAATGAAGCTGATATTGCGTTTAATTTGGGGCGCATTTATCAGGAAGAAAAACTTTGGCGTTTGGCTGAGCTTTACTATAATGAAACCATAGCACTCTTTGCTAAATCCGAAAATTTCGATAAAAGTCAGCTTCATGCTTATTTGGCGCGCGTTCGGATGGCACAGGTAAAATATGCTCAGAAAGACAACAAAGCCGCGTTAATTATCATCAATGAGCTCCGTAAGGAAGAATCATTGATGCGCTCGATGTATCCCGAAGCATGGGAACTTTTAGGAAGTTCGTTTGACAAGGTATTTCCAGTGAGTGCGGTGGCTGTTAAAGAACAATAA